In a genomic window of Methylovirgula sp. 4M-Z18:
- a CDS encoding CHAD domain-containing protein: protein MDKHASFEVVPSAKDPRSAPLLTRHMEPCEAFRALVHECVNQLLANGKSLRTSAEAEPLHKMRVAIRKILSLFFCFRAILPQPEAAEVRERLKYIFKTLGAVRSLDVLLVMLQNVGASVAFQDEIGALERAQRMALRKALRMLQSQRFETDIARLLAFVDAEDWTPREEALDAFVTHMFERQWRRFRKCGGLLDLDMYERHQVRLRVKKLRYTCEFFGDLICRKNGRRRLAQFRKCLNRLQVLLGDLNDRAAAQDHVSIGLWHEVAARQKRSDAKLLKMADAAQAKLVAQKKFW, encoded by the coding sequence ATGGACAAGCACGCGTCTTTTGAAGTTGTACCGAGCGCGAAGGACCCTCGATCCGCGCCGCTGCTCACGCGGCATATGGAGCCTTGCGAGGCGTTTCGTGCGCTCGTTCACGAATGCGTCAATCAATTGCTCGCCAACGGCAAATCGCTGCGAACCTCTGCCGAGGCGGAGCCGTTGCATAAGATGCGTGTCGCGATCCGCAAGATTCTGTCGTTGTTCTTCTGCTTCAGAGCCATCCTCCCCCAACCCGAAGCGGCTGAAGTTCGTGAGCGGCTGAAGTACATTTTCAAGACGCTGGGTGCGGTCAGGAGCTTGGATGTCCTTCTGGTTATGCTGCAGAACGTCGGTGCGTCCGTCGCCTTTCAAGACGAGATCGGCGCACTCGAGCGCGCGCAGCGGATGGCGCTGCGCAAAGCGCTCCGCATGTTGCAGTCGCAGCGTTTCGAAACAGATATCGCGCGTCTTCTCGCCTTCGTCGACGCCGAAGATTGGACGCCGCGAGAAGAAGCGCTTGATGCGTTCGTAACGCATATGTTCGAACGGCAATGGCGGCGCTTCCGCAAATGCGGTGGGCTTCTCGATCTCGATATGTACGAGCGGCATCAAGTGCGGCTGCGCGTGAAAAAGCTGCGCTATACCTGCGAATTCTTCGGCGATCTCATCTGCCGCAAGAATGGCCGGCGGCGCCTGGCGCAATTCCGCAAATGTCTCAACCGCCTGCAAGTCCTGCTGGGCGATCTCAACGATCGCGCGGCCGCGCAGGACCACGTCAGCATCGGCCTTTGGCACGAGGTCGCGGCGCGGCAAAAGCGCTCGGATGCAAAGCTTCTCAAGATGGCTGATGCCGCGCAGGCGAAGCTGGTGGCGCAGAAAAAATTCTGGTGA
- a CDS encoding HdeD family acid-resistance protein, with product MTNPQFGSNMPQNGMPDFGAAIHAHWKLFLFEGIVLLLLGAAAIAMPAIAGLTATIVLGWLFLIGGAVGLAASWAGRHTPGFNWAIASAILTLLAGVILLAFPINGILSLTLIIAAFLVMDGAASAMMAFDHRRVQSGAWAWLLLSALVDIILAALIISGFPGSAEWVVGTIVGIDFLLGGAALVAAAMQFRRDAGA from the coding sequence ATGACGAATCCACAATTCGGCAGCAATATGCCGCAAAACGGCATGCCCGATTTTGGCGCCGCCATTCACGCACATTGGAAATTGTTTCTGTTCGAAGGCATCGTGCTGCTGCTGCTCGGCGCGGCGGCAATCGCCATGCCCGCGATCGCGGGACTGACCGCGACGATCGTTCTTGGCTGGCTGTTCCTGATCGGCGGCGCGGTCGGACTGGCGGCAAGCTGGGCCGGACGGCACACGCCGGGCTTTAACTGGGCGATCGCCTCGGCTATCCTGACTTTGCTCGCGGGCGTCATCCTGCTGGCCTTCCCGATCAACGGCATCTTGTCGCTCACCCTCATCATCGCCGCCTTCCTCGTGATGGACGGCGCCGCGTCGGCCATGATGGCGTTCGATCACCGCCGCGTTCAGTCCGGCGCCTGGGCCTGGCTATTGCTGAGCGCGCTCGTGGACATCATTCTCGCCGCGCTGATCATTTCGGGCTTTCCGGGCTCGGCGGAATGGGTGGTCGGCACGATCGTCGGCATTGATTTCCTGCTCGGCGGCGCAGCGCTCGTCGCGGCGGCGATGCAATTCAGGCGCGACGCGGGCGCTTGA
- a CDS encoding MFS transporter, protein MTSPHYRWVIVLAGGLLGCIAIGAMFALPVFLVPMTAATGWSRAGISSAMTIGFLAMAVGSLFWGAVTDRFGPRMVVLTGSCLMVVSLVLASYSQSLLEFQLVFGLLVGLAASAIFAPMMAAVTGWFETQRSLAVSLVSAGMGMAPMTMSPIASWLVQRHDWRTSYLIIAAIVATIMIPVSLLVRRAPALEQAVGASAAQAQGEPDMPLSEALRSPPFLILLLTNFSCCATHSGPIFHTVSYAMACGIPAMTAVSIYSVEGLAGLGGRIGFGLVGDRFGAKRTLVIGLLIQAIGALGYYFAHNIAAFYSAATLFGFTYAGVMPLYAVLARENFPLRMMGTIIGGSAMAGSLGMSTGPLLGGWIFDATGNYGWLYIASFGVGVGAFLIAMTFKPFPKDQMGALSPAARLPS, encoded by the coding sequence ATGACCAGTCCGCACTATCGCTGGGTGATCGTTCTTGCCGGAGGCCTCTTGGGCTGCATCGCCATCGGCGCGATGTTCGCGCTGCCGGTCTTCCTGGTGCCGATGACTGCGGCGACCGGCTGGTCGCGCGCCGGCATATCGAGCGCCATGACCATCGGCTTTCTGGCGATGGCGGTGGGCAGCCTGTTTTGGGGCGCGGTCACGGACCGGTTCGGGCCGCGCATGGTCGTGCTGACCGGCTCCTGCCTCATGGTGGTGAGCCTCGTGCTGGCGAGCTACAGCCAGTCGCTGCTGGAATTTCAATTGGTCTTCGGGCTGCTCGTCGGTCTAGCGGCTTCGGCGATCTTCGCCCCCATGATGGCGGCGGTAACGGGCTGGTTCGAGACGCAGCGCAGCCTGGCCGTCTCGCTGGTCTCGGCCGGCATGGGCATGGCGCCGATGACCATGTCGCCCATCGCGAGCTGGCTCGTGCAGCGCCACGATTGGCGCACGTCATATCTGATCATCGCCGCCATCGTCGCGACGATCATGATTCCGGTCTCGCTCCTCGTCCGCCGTGCACCAGCTTTGGAGCAAGCCGTTGGCGCGAGCGCTGCACAAGCGCAAGGCGAGCCCGATATGCCGCTGAGCGAAGCGCTCAGGTCGCCGCCCTTCCTCATCCTGCTGCTGACGAATTTCAGTTGCTGCGCCACCCATTCGGGTCCGATCTTCCACACCGTCAGCTATGCGATGGCGTGCGGCATCCCGGCCATGACGGCGGTTTCGATCTACAGTGTCGAGGGGCTCGCCGGGCTTGGCGGCAGGATCGGCTTCGGATTGGTGGGGGATAGATTCGGCGCGAAAAGGACGCTGGTCATCGGGCTGCTGATCCAGGCCATCGGGGCGTTGGGCTATTATTTCGCTCATAATATCGCGGCGTTTTATTCTGCCGCGACCCTGTTCGGATTCACCTATGCCGGGGTGATGCCGCTGTACGCGGTGCTCGCGCGCGAGAATTTCCCGTTGCGCATGATGGGGACGATCATTGGCGGATCGGCGATGGCCGGCAGCCTCGGCATGTCGACCGGCCCGCTGCTTGGCGGCTGGATCTTCGACGCGACGGGCAATTACGGCTGGCTCTATATCGCGAGTTTCGGCGTGGGCGTGGGTGCCTTCCTGATTGCGATGACCTTCAAGCCGTTCCCCAAGGACCAGATGGGCGCGCTGTCGCCCGCCGCCCGGCTGCCGAGCTGA
- a CDS encoding SRPBCC family protein — translation MNEHVSGDGYGVLSEPATLTIQRRLHGPIERVWAYLTDSDLRRQWLAAGDMELAAGTAFEFVWRNDELTQPPGQRPEGFEAEHRMQGRIVEVDPPHKLVIAWRDSGDVSFELQPRGDLVLLTLTHRRLPNRDTMLRVGPGWHIHLDILVARIAGTTPEPFWDGWSRLKREYERRLPA, via the coding sequence ATGAACGAACATGTAAGTGGCGACGGTTACGGCGTGCTGAGCGAGCCCGCGACCTTGACGATTCAGCGCCGGTTGCACGGCCCGATCGAGCGGGTCTGGGCCTATCTCACCGACAGCGATCTACGCCGTCAGTGGCTCGCGGCAGGGGATATGGAACTCGCTGCTGGCACCGCCTTCGAATTCGTCTGGCGCAATGACGAATTGACCCAACCGCCGGGTCAGCGGCCGGAAGGCTTTGAAGCAGAGCATCGGATGCAGGGCCGCATCGTCGAGGTCGATCCGCCGCATAAGCTGGTCATTGCCTGGCGCGACAGCGGCGATGTATCGTTCGAATTGCAGCCGCGCGGCGACCTTGTGCTGCTGACGCTGACTCATCGCCGTTTGCCGAACCGCGACACGATGCTGAGGGTCGGCCCAGGCTGGCACATCCATCTCGACATTCTGGTCGCCCGCATTGCCGGCACGACGCCGGAGCCGTTCTGGGACGGCTGGAGCCGCCTGAAGCGAGAGTATGAGCGCCGGTTGCCGGCCTGA
- a CDS encoding ArsR/SmtB family transcription factor, with protein MVELLAPELDTVFHALGDATRRHMLRELARGERTVGELAKPFAISLAATSKHIKVLEGAGLIRREVRGRTHLCRLEPKPLASAHDWLKFYEQFWTTRFDRLDQLLREEAARRSTSPDQGEDR; from the coding sequence ATGGTTGAATTACTTGCGCCCGAACTCGACACCGTCTTTCATGCCCTTGGCGACGCCACCCGCCGGCACATGCTGCGCGAACTCGCGCGCGGTGAGCGCACGGTCGGCGAGCTTGCCAAGCCCTTCGCCATCTCGCTCGCGGCGACCTCCAAGCACATCAAGGTGCTGGAAGGGGCAGGGCTGATCCGCCGGGAGGTGCGCGGCCGCACCCATTTGTGCCGCCTCGAGCCCAAACCTCTCGCCAGCGCGCACGACTGGCTCAAATTTTACGAGCAATTCTGGACCACACGTTTCGACCGCCTCGATCAATTGTTGCGCGAAGAGGCGGCGCGCCGATCCACGTCACCTGACCAAGGAGAGGACCGATGA
- the putA gene encoding trifunctional transcriptional regulator/proline dehydrogenase/L-glutamate gamma-semialdehyde dehydrogenase: MSEHVTEIAIDTAPKAPLPFSHFAAPIRPQSELRRAITAAYRRPEPECLPPLVVAARLTSAEKDTVARTARKLIEALRAKHKGSGVEGLVHEYSLSSQEGVALMCLAEALLRIPDMATRDALIRDKISSGDWKAHLGGGRSLFVNAATWGLVITGKLTSTVNDRNLSAALTRLIARCGEPVIRRGVDMAMRMMGEQFVTGETIEEALKRAQPLEARGFRYSYDMLGEAATTAADAKRYYRDYESAIRAIGKASAGRGVYAGPGISIKLSALHPRYSRAQSERVMKELLPRVKELALLAKQYDIGLNIDAEEADRLELSLDLLEELSLDKDLGGWNGLGFVVQAYGKRCPFVLDYVIDLARRSHRRIMVRLVKGAYWDAEIKRAQLDGLADFPVYTRKVYTDVAYIACARKLLGAPDAVFPQFATHNAQSLATIYHLAGPDFQVGKYEFQCLHGMGEPLYDEVVGKDKLDRPCRIYAPVGTHETLLAYLVRRLLENGANSSFVNRISDPNVSIADLIADPVDVVTAMPAIGATHDQIALPHAIYGASRRNSAGIDLSNEAALAELSQNLRATVTEAWHATPLLADGATDGVAHPVLNPADHDDVVGRVTELNVADAAKVVRLAAERFASWSAVPPNNRAACLDKAAELMQARMENLMGIIMREAGKSAANAVGEVREAIDFLRYYANQARRTLGPAHAALGPIVCISPWNFPLAIFTGQIAAALVAGNTVIAKPADETPIIAFESVKILHEAGIPADALQFAPGGGAVGAALVAAPEVAGVMFTGSTEVARLIQAQLAGRLSAAGKPIPLIAETGGQNGMIVDSSALAEQVVGDVIASAFDSAGQRCSALRVLCLQEDVADRTLQMLKGALAELDIGRTDRLNVDVGPVITDEAKVGIEQHIERMRALGYKVEQQELPADTAKGTFVPPTIIEIKKLSDLKREVFGPVLHVMRYRREDTDRLIDEINGTGYGLTFGLHTRLDETIAHVTSRVKAGNLYVNRNIIGAVVGVQPFGGRGLSGTGPKAGGPLYIGRLVQRAPVPPQHSSIHTDPALLAYAAWLYQKGLRTESEEARELGGHSALSLHQELAGPVGERNLYTLHPRGRILLAPLTEAGLYRQLAATLATGNHAVIDAGSNLHGAFAGLPAEVAARVSWTSNWEADGPFAGALLEGDADRIKALNQKIANLPGPLVLVQAATTGELTHDPDAYCLNWLLEEVSTSINTAAAGGNASLMAIG; encoded by the coding sequence ATGTCAGAGCATGTCACCGAGATCGCAATCGATACTGCGCCCAAGGCCCCGCTTCCCTTTTCGCATTTCGCGGCCCCGATCCGACCGCAGAGCGAATTGCGGCGGGCCATTACCGCCGCCTATCGGCGGCCAGAGCCGGAATGCCTGCCGCCCCTCGTCGTCGCCGCCAGGCTCACCTCGGCGGAGAAGGACACGGTGGCCCGGACTGCGCGCAAATTGATCGAAGCGCTGCGGGCCAAGCATAAGGGCAGCGGCGTCGAGGGCCTCGTGCACGAATATTCGCTGTCGAGCCAGGAAGGCGTCGCCCTGATGTGTCTCGCCGAAGCGCTGCTGCGTATTCCCGACATGGCGACACGCGATGCACTCATCCGCGACAAGATTTCATCCGGCGACTGGAAGGCGCATCTCGGCGGCGGCCGCTCGCTGTTCGTGAATGCCGCGACGTGGGGGCTCGTCATCACTGGCAAGCTGACATCGACGGTCAACGACCGCAATCTTTCGGCCGCGCTCACACGCCTGATCGCCCGCTGCGGCGAACCTGTCATCCGCCGCGGCGTCGACATGGCGATGCGCATGATGGGCGAGCAATTCGTCACCGGCGAGACGATCGAGGAAGCGTTGAAACGGGCGCAACCTCTGGAAGCGCGCGGGTTCCGTTATTCCTACGACATGCTCGGCGAAGCGGCGACGACAGCGGCCGATGCGAAACGTTATTATCGGGATTACGAAAGCGCGATCCGCGCCATCGGCAAGGCTTCGGCGGGCCGCGGCGTCTATGCGGGCCCAGGCATTTCGATCAAACTCTCGGCCCTGCATCCGCGCTACAGCCGCGCGCAATCCGAGCGGGTGATGAAGGAACTGCTGCCGCGCGTCAAGGAGCTGGCGCTGCTGGCAAAACAATACGACATCGGCCTCAACATCGATGCCGAGGAGGCGGACCGGCTGGAACTGTCGCTCGACCTCTTGGAAGAGCTGAGCCTCGACAAGGATCTTGGCGGCTGGAACGGGCTCGGCTTCGTCGTGCAGGCCTATGGCAAGCGCTGCCCCTTCGTGCTCGATTACGTCATCGACCTCGCGCGGCGCTCGCACCGCCGCATCATGGTTCGCCTGGTCAAGGGCGCCTATTGGGATGCCGAAATCAAGCGCGCCCAGCTCGACGGGCTGGCGGATTTTCCCGTCTACACGCGCAAGGTCTATACGGACGTCGCCTATATTGCCTGCGCCCGCAAACTTCTTGGCGCGCCGGACGCGGTCTTTCCGCAATTCGCAACCCATAACGCGCAATCGCTCGCCACGATCTATCATCTCGCCGGCCCCGATTTTCAGGTCGGCAAATACGAGTTCCAATGCCTGCACGGCATGGGCGAACCGCTTTACGACGAGGTCGTCGGCAAGGACAAACTCGACCGGCCCTGCCGCATCTATGCGCCGGTCGGCACCCATGAGACATTGCTCGCCTATCTCGTCCGGCGGCTGCTCGAGAACGGCGCCAACTCGTCCTTCGTCAACCGCATTTCCGATCCGAACGTGTCGATCGCCGACCTGATCGCCGATCCGGTCGATGTCGTCACGGCCATGCCCGCGATCGGCGCGACACATGATCAGATCGCTCTGCCGCACGCGATTTACGGCGCGAGCCGGCGCAATTCCGCCGGTATCGATCTGTCGAACGAGGCCGCACTGGCAGAACTGTCGCAAAACTTGCGCGCAACAGTGACGGAAGCGTGGCATGCAACGCCGCTTCTCGCCGATGGCGCCACGGACGGCGTCGCCCATCCGGTCCTGAATCCGGCCGATCACGATGATGTCGTCGGCCGGGTCACCGAGTTGAATGTCGCGGATGCCGCAAAAGTCGTGCGGCTCGCGGCGGAACGTTTTGCGTCCTGGTCGGCCGTGCCGCCGAACAATCGCGCAGCCTGTCTCGACAAGGCCGCCGAGCTGATGCAGGCGCGCATGGAAAATCTGATGGGCATCATCATGCGCGAGGCCGGCAAATCCGCCGCCAACGCCGTCGGCGAAGTGCGCGAAGCCATAGATTTCCTGCGCTATTACGCGAACCAGGCACGCCGCACGCTCGGGCCGGCGCATGCGGCGCTGGGGCCCATCGTCTGCATCAGCCCGTGGAACTTCCCACTGGCTATCTTCACCGGCCAGATCGCAGCGGCGCTCGTCGCCGGCAACACGGTCATCGCCAAGCCGGCGGACGAGACGCCGATCATCGCCTTCGAAAGCGTGAAGATCCTGCACGAAGCTGGCATTCCGGCCGACGCGCTGCAATTCGCGCCCGGCGGCGGGGCCGTAGGCGCGGCGCTCGTCGCGGCGCCGGAAGTGGCGGGCGTCATGTTCACCGGCTCGACCGAAGTCGCGCGGCTCATCCAGGCGCAGCTGGCCGGACGCCTCTCGGCGGCGGGCAAGCCCATTCCGCTGATCGCCGAGACCGGCGGGCAGAACGGCATGATCGTGGATTCTTCCGCGCTCGCCGAGCAGGTCGTCGGCGATGTGATCGCGTCGGCCTTCGACAGCGCCGGCCAGCGCTGCTCGGCGCTGCGCGTCCTGTGCCTGCAGGAGGATGTCGCTGACCGCACATTGCAGATGCTGAAAGGCGCCTTGGCCGAACTCGACATCGGCCGCACCGACCGCCTCAATGTCGATGTCGGTCCGGTCATCACCGACGAAGCCAAGGTCGGCATCGAGCAGCATATCGAGCGCATGCGCGCGCTCGGCTACAAGGTCGAGCAACAGGAGTTGCCGGCAGACACGGCCAAGGGGACCTTCGTGCCGCCGACGATCATCGAGATCAAAAAGCTCTCGGATCTCAAGCGCGAAGTCTTCGGGCCGGTCCTGCACGTGATGCGCTACCGGCGCGAGGATACGGACCGCCTGATCGACGAGATCAACGGCACCGGCTATGGCCTCACCTTCGGCCTGCACACGCGCCTCGACGAGACGATTGCCCATGTGACCAGCCGCGTCAAAGCCGGCAATCTCTACGTCAACCGCAACATCATCGGCGCCGTGGTCGGCGTGCAGCCGTTCGGCGGCCGCGGACTGTCGGGCACCGGCCCGAAGGCTGGCGGGCCGCTCTACATCGGCCGCCTCGTCCAGCGCGCGCCGGTGCCGCCGCAGCACAGTTCGATCCATACCGATCCTGCCCTGCTCGCCTATGCGGCATGGCTGTATCAAAAGGGCCTGCGGACCGAGTCGGAGGAGGCGCGCGAGCTGGGCGGACATTCGGCGCTCAGCCTGCATCAAGAGCTTGCAGGCCCGGTCGGCGAGCGCAATCTCTATACCCTGCACCCGCGCGGCCGGATCCTGCTTGCGCCTCTGACCGAGGCCGGGCTGTATCGTCAGCTTGCCGCCACCCTCGCGACCGGCAACCATGCCGTCATCGATGCGGGCTCCAACCTGCACGGAGCATTTGCCGGCCTGCCGGCGGAGGTCGCGGCCCGCGTGTCCTGGACCTCGAACTGGGAGGCCGACGGCCCCTTCGCCGGCGCCTTGCTCGAAGGCGATGCGGATCGGATCAAAGCGCTCAACCAGAAAATCGCTAATCTGCCCGGACCGCTGGTCCTGGTCCAAGCTGCGACAACAGGGGAGTTGACTCACGATCCCGACGCCTATTGCCTGAACTGGCTGCTGGAAGAAGTGTCGACCTCGATCAACACCGCCGCAGCCGGAGGCAATGCGAGCCTCATGGCAATCGGCTAG
- a CDS encoding carbon-nitrogen hydrolase family protein, which produces MRIGILQGPEVADSPSANLERLGRAISTAGQPRLMITPEMFMTGYNIGPAATAAAAQAADGEWSAAIAALARQSGSAILYGYPERGIDGKVYNSAQLIDRDGRRLANHRKAHLFGEIDRSAFAEGDGEAVVTELDGVKIGLLICYEVEFPENVRLLALAGAEFVAVPTALMQPYTFIAREMVRTRAYENQVFLAYANRCGAEGDLTYLGQSCIVAPDGSDLARATTNEDVIAANLDFAGMAGSRALNTYLHDRRPEVYRPLTHPH; this is translated from the coding sequence ATGCGGATCGGCATTTTGCAGGGGCCGGAGGTGGCGGACAGCCCTTCCGCCAATCTCGAACGGCTTGGCCGGGCGATCAGTACCGCCGGGCAGCCGCGCCTCATGATCACGCCCGAAATGTTCATGACGGGCTACAATATCGGCCCTGCGGCAACGGCTGCGGCGGCGCAAGCCGCGGATGGTGAATGGTCGGCTGCGATCGCGGCCCTCGCGCGGCAGAGCGGCAGCGCGATCCTCTACGGCTATCCCGAGCGCGGCATCGACGGCAAAGTTTACAACTCCGCCCAGCTCATCGACCGGGACGGACGCCGGCTTGCCAACCATCGCAAGGCGCATCTGTTCGGCGAGATCGATCGCTCCGCCTTCGCCGAGGGCGACGGTGAAGCGGTCGTGACCGAACTCGACGGCGTGAAAATCGGTCTCCTGATCTGTTATGAGGTCGAGTTTCCGGAGAACGTCCGGCTGCTTGCCCTCGCGGGCGCGGAATTCGTCGCCGTGCCGACCGCACTGATGCAACCCTACACATTTATCGCACGCGAAATGGTGCGCACCCGCGCCTACGAGAACCAGGTCTTTCTCGCCTACGCCAATCGCTGCGGGGCAGAAGGCGATCTGACCTATCTTGGTCAAAGCTGCATCGTCGCCCCCGACGGCTCCGACCTCGCCCGGGCCACGACGAACGAAGATGTGATTGCGGCTAATCTCGATTTTGCCGGCATGGCCGGTTCGCGCGCGCTCAACACCTACCTGCACGACCGCCGCCCCGAGGTCTACCGGCCTCTGACCCACCCGCACTGA
- a CDS encoding flavin monoamine oxidase family protein, translated as MSAPHESVTGTGSNVKPVTYFGPDFPFAYDDWLKHPAGLGHVPAERHGTEVAIVGAGMAGITAAHELMKLGLKPVVYESGRFGGRLRSQPFEGAEGVIAELGGMRFPVSSTAFYHYVNGMGLSTNPFPNPLDEATPSTVIDLEGVSTYVEKAADLPPFFKEVAAAWSEALEDYAQFGAIQEAIRNRDVKAVKEIWNRLVPLWDDRTFYDFLATAPSFANKSFRHLEAFGQVGFGTGGWDTDFPNSMLEILRVVITNCDEHQRYVVGGVEQVPRRLWRDEPEKLVHWPAGTSLAKLHSGATRPGVTRLKRLGADRFSITDRWGHVRDYSAVLVTGQSWLLTTHMETDESLFSHKLWMALDRTRYMQSSKTFVMVDRPFWKERDPKTGRYPFSMTLTDRLSRGTYLFDNGPDKPATICLSYSWMSDALKMLPLPVDKRVKLILGALRKIYPDLDIEKHIIGDPITVSWETDPNFLGAFKGALPGHYRYNHRMYCHFMQDDLPPSERGIFLAGDDVGWTPGWVEGAVTTALNAVWGIVHHLGGVTATDNPGPGDRFDDLKPLALPE; from the coding sequence ATGAGCGCTCCGCACGAATCCGTCACCGGCACCGGCAGCAACGTCAAACCCGTCACCTATTTCGGCCCGGATTTTCCGTTCGCCTATGACGATTGGCTGAAGCATCCGGCAGGGCTCGGCCACGTGCCGGCCGAGCGGCACGGCACGGAAGTGGCGATTGTCGGCGCCGGCATGGCCGGCATTACCGCTGCCCATGAATTGATGAAGCTCGGACTGAAGCCGGTGGTCTATGAATCCGGGCGTTTCGGCGGCCGCCTGCGGTCGCAGCCATTCGAAGGCGCCGAAGGTGTCATCGCCGAACTCGGCGGCATGCGCTTTCCGGTCTCCTCAACAGCCTTCTATCACTATGTGAACGGCATGGGGCTGAGCACGAACCCCTTCCCCAACCCGCTCGACGAGGCAACGCCCTCCACGGTGATCGATCTTGAAGGCGTCTCCACCTATGTCGAGAAGGCTGCCGACCTGCCGCCCTTCTTCAAGGAAGTGGCGGCGGCCTGGTCGGAGGCGCTCGAAGATTACGCCCAGTTCGGCGCCATTCAGGAGGCCATCCGCAACCGGGACGTGAAAGCGGTCAAGGAGATCTGGAACCGCCTCGTGCCGCTGTGGGATGATCGGACATTCTACGATTTTCTCGCGACCGCGCCCTCCTTTGCCAACAAATCGTTCCGGCATCTGGAGGCTTTCGGGCAAGTCGGATTCGGCACCGGCGGTTGGGATACCGACTTTCCCAATTCCATGCTCGAAATCCTGCGCGTCGTCATCACCAATTGCGATGAACATCAGCGCTATGTGGTGGGCGGCGTCGAGCAGGTGCCGCGCCGGCTCTGGCGCGATGAACCGGAGAAGCTCGTGCATTGGCCGGCGGGAACATCGCTCGCGAAATTGCATTCGGGCGCAACACGGCCCGGCGTTACGCGCCTAAAGCGTCTCGGCGCGGATCGCTTCAGCATCACCGACCGCTGGGGTCACGTGCGCGATTATTCCGCCGTGCTCGTGACCGGGCAATCCTGGTTGCTCACCACCCATATGGAGACCGACGAAAGCCTGTTCTCGCACAAGCTCTGGATGGCGCTCGACCGCACCCGCTACATGCAGAGTTCCAAGACTTTCGTCATGGTCGACCGCCCCTTCTGGAAGGAGCGCGATCCCAAGACCGGCCGCTATCCGTTCAGCATGACGCTAACGGACCGCTTGAGCCGCGGGACCTATCTCTTCGACAATGGCCCGGACAAGCCGGCGACGATTTGCCTGAGCTATTCGTGGATGAGCGATGCTTTGAAAATGTTGCCGCTGCCGGTCGACAAGCGCGTCAAGCTCATCCTCGGCGCGTTGCGCAAAATCTATCCCGATCTCGATATCGAGAAGCACATTATCGGCGACCCGATCACCGTGTCCTGGGAGACCGATCCCAATTTCCTCGGCGCCTTCAAGGGCGCCCTGCCCGGCCATTACCGTTACAACCACCGCATGTATTGCCATTTCATGCAAGACGATCTCCCGCCCTCCGAGCGCGGCATTTTCCTCGCCGGCGACGATGTGGGCTGGACGCCGGGCTGGGTGGAAGGCGCGGTCACGACTGCGCTCAATGCGGTGTGGGGCATCGTGCATCACCTGGGCGGTGTCACTGCCACGGACAATCCGGGCCCGGGCGACCGGTTCGATGATCTCAAACCCTTGGCTTTGCCCGAGTAA